The Streptomyces halobius genomic interval CTGGAGGATGCCGGCGATGCCGGTGGGGCCCTCGTAGCGTGACTCCTCCAGCTCCAGCCGGCGCGCCAGATCCGCGTCGGAGGTGACACCGCTGACCGGCACCGGCCGCGTGTGCGGGGTGTCGCCGAGCAGCGAGCCCAGCACCACCAGCATCTCGACGCCCAACTCATGGGCGATGCCCAGGAGTTCGTTGCAGAACGAGCGCCAGCGCATGCTGGGCTCGATGCCGCGGACCAGGACCAGATCGCGTCGGCGGCCCTTCCCGTCCGCGTCGCCGACACGGACGACGGAGAGCCGGGTCGTGGGCCAGGTGATCTTGCGTACCCCGCCGTCCAGGAAGACGGTCGGGCGGTTCACCTGGAAGTCGTAGTAGTCCTCCGCGTCCAGCGCGGCGAAGACCTCGCCCTTCCATTCCCGGTCCAGATGTGCGACTGCGGCGGAGGCGGCGTCGCCGGCGTCGTTCCAGCCTTCGAACGCGGCCACCATGACCGGGTCGATCAGCTCGGGAACCCCTTCGAGCTCGATCACCCAGCGCCTCCTTCCAACCGGTCTGGCCTCCTGGGGGGCGGCCGCCGGCAGCAGTTCCATTACGTGCGTTTCCCAGACTACGGCGTGCGGGGTGCCGGTCCGCAGCCCCTTTACGGGAACCCGCACTGATTCATCCGACGTTCATGGTGGGGGATCGGGGCGAAGTGCGACAGGGGCTGGACGCTGCCTCGTGGGCCGGGGCTATACATCGGATGACCGGGAAAGGTCCGATGTTCTTCCGCATCCTGGGAGCATGCGTATGGCAGCGACCGGCACCGTCACAGGACTCGCCGCCCTGCACCGTGACCTCACCCATGACTCCCAGCTGCGCTGGCTCGGCCCCGAAAAGGGCGTGATGCAGATGGCGGCCGACACCCTCGTCAACGCCGCCTGGGACCTCGCCGCCGCCGTGCGGGGCTGCCCGTCTGGGAGTTCCTGGCCGTGATGAGCCCCGAAGAGCTGGTCCCGCTCGTCGACTTCCGTCATCTCTCCGACGTGCTGACGCCCGCCGAGGCGCTGGCCGTGCTGCCGGCCGCCGAACCCGGCCGGGCCGCGCGCGCCGCCCGTCTCAGGGCCGAGGGCTACCCCGCGTACACCACCACGACCGGCCGGCCCGGCTACGAGGACACCACGCTGGTGCGCCTCGCCAAGGAAGCGGTGGCCGACGGCTTCGGGCAGATCGAGCCGAAGGTGGGCGCCGACCTCGCCGAGGACACCCGGCGGATGCGGCTGGCCCGGGACGCCGTCGGCCCCGGCGTACGGATAGCGGTCGACGCCAACCAGCGCTGGGACGTGGCCGAAGCGGTTCGCTGGACGACCGTGCTCGCGCCGTACACCCCGCACTGGATCGAGGAGCCGACCAGCCCGGACGACGTCCTGGGGCACGCGGCGGTGCGTTCCGGGCAGTCGGTGAGGGGCGCCACGGGTGAGCATGTCGCCGACCGGGTGGTCTTCGAACAGCTGTTGCAGGCGGGGGCGGTGGACTGTGTGCAGATCGACGCGGCGCGGGTGGCCGGGATCAACGAGAACCTGGCGATCCTGCTGCTGGCCGCGAAGTACGGCGTGCCGGTCTGTCCGCATGCCGGCGGGGTGGGGCTGGGCGAGCTGGTGCAGCATCTGTCGATGTTCGACTACGTGGCGTTGTCCGGGAGTTGGGACGAAGGTTCGTCGAATACGTCGACCATCTGCATGAGCACTTCACCGCGCCGTCGTCGTCGAGCGGCGACGGTATCGCACCCCGACCGCGCCCGGCTTCTCCGCCCGGATGAAGCCGGAGTCGATCGCGGCCTTTCGTTTCCCGGACGGGCCGGTGTGGCGCGATCGGATGGCCATCGACGGCCGGCGCGCCACCGGCGACCGGAATACCGCTGACGAACGGGACATCAGTGGCAACCAGCACACCACCTGGCACGGCGAGCAGGAGGTCTCCGCATGACTGCAGCACCGCGGACCGGACACCAGCCGCGCGACATCGAGAAAAATGGGCACCATCGTCACCGGCGGCGGCTCCGGGATCGGGGCGGCCACCGCCGCGCTGCCGCTGGCGCGCGGCGCCCGGGTCCCGGTGAAGGCCGATGTCACCCCCGACGCCGCCGTACGGGCCGCCGTCGAGGAGGCGGTCGGCACGCGGCGGTCTGTGCCGTACTGCTCGCCGCCGCGCTCGCCGGCTGCAACCGCTGCAGCGACACCGCGGGGGCAGAAGCGATCGCGGTGGACGGCGGCTTCGCTGTCTGAGTGGCGGGGGAGGGGAGGGGAGAGCGCCCCGGGCCCGGCTGCCCGGTCGGGATCACAGCGTCGAGCGCAACCACTGCTCCACGCTCGCGATGTGCACCGTCGCCCACGCACGCGCCGCTTCCGCGTCCCGGTCGCGCAGCGCGCCGATGATCGCACGGTGTTCGGTGAGCGTACGAGCGACCGCGTCCTTCTGCGTCAGCCCACGCCAGATCCGGGCCCGGGTGGTCGGCCCGGAGAGGCCGTTGAGCAGCGAGCAGAGTACGGAGTTGCCGGAGGCGGCGACGATCCCGCGGTGGAACTCCAGGTCGCAGGCGACCAGATCTTCGACCGACGGCGCCGGGCCGAGGGCGTCCAACCGCCCCTCCAGGGAGTCCAGTTGGTCCGG includes:
- a CDS encoding PAC2 family protein produces the protein MIELEGVPELIDPVMVAAFEGWNDAGDAASAAVAHLDREWKGEVFAALDAEDYYDFQVNRPTVFLDGGVRKITWPTTRLSVVRVGDADGKGRRRDLVLVRGIEPSMRWRSFCNELLGIAHELGVEMLVVLGSLLGDTPHTRPVPVSGVTSDADLARRLELEESRYEGPTGIAGILQEACTHAGVPAVSLWAAVPHYVSQPPNPKASLALLNRLEDLLDVRIPLGELSEDARAWQLGVDQLAAEDNEVAEYVQSLEEARDTADLPEASGEAIAREFERYLRRRDPQHGRTRRPRPPREQRDPTAGSGSSDAPESPDGED